A section of the Acidobacterium capsulatum ATCC 51196 genome encodes:
- a CDS encoding antitoxin Xre/MbcA/ParS toxin-binding domain-containing protein, producing MIREHKHAARFHPARHNDRTKVVAKALGLSSMENISLMQAANSGLSWAAITRFLDCTGLSQQDLAHYLGIHALTFALRRKAGIFGKRESEQLLRLAELYQATLHLFGGDTDSARAWFTSPVRGLGSACPIDMARNEFGAREVQDLIGRLNNGIFS from the coding sequence ATGATCCGCGAGCATAAACACGCAGCGAGGTTTCATCCAGCCAGGCACAATGACAGGACCAAAGTCGTGGCCAAGGCGCTCGGATTAAGCAGCATGGAGAACATATCTCTCATGCAGGCTGCCAACTCCGGTCTCAGTTGGGCTGCAATCACACGGTTTCTGGATTGCACCGGACTGTCTCAGCAAGACCTCGCCCATTACCTGGGCATTCATGCGCTAACATTTGCCCTGCGTCGCAAAGCGGGCATCTTTGGGAAGAGAGAGTCCGAGCAACTACTCCGCCTGGCTGAGCTTTATCAGGCAACGCTCCATCTTTTCGGTGGAGATACCGATTCCGCCCGCGCCTGGTTCACCTCTCCGGTCCGGGGCCTCGGCAGCGCGTGCCCCATCGATATGGCCAGGAATGAGTTCGGCGCACGCGAAGTACAAGACCTGATCGGCAGGCTCAACAACGGCATCTTTTCTTGA
- a CDS encoding efflux RND transporter permease subunit has protein sequence MIRRLVDFALQNRLLLLAIGVLLLVWGVISFQRLPVEAYPDVANNYVDVIAQWPGISAEQIEQQVTIPLETTLNGIPGVAHVRSWSIFGLSTVELIFGDQTTDFENRERVLERLSQVTLPQGVVPQMGTDWSPVGQIYFYVLHSTNPQYDVMNLKSLDTWVVQKYLKSVPGIVDTNPFGGPTQEYQVRLDPDKLIDYGLSLEQVEQALANNNVNGGGSFIQQGEQQLNVREVGLDRNIQDIGNTVVTEQGGTPIRIKDLGVVAQGPMIRLGQFGDTYRNRNGELMNNDDVVSGILCLQKGANAQPVLQRVQKMVQELNTQILPKGVTIHPFIDRSDLLHFTVHTVMHNLGEGIVLVIVILLLLLGNIRGALIVAVTIPFALLIAAICLDLKHIPANLISLGALDFGMVVDGAVVMVENIVRHLSRQEENGRPMQQRISEAAHEVQRPVFYAIAIIITAYLPIFMLQAVEGRIFHPMAWTVAFALLGALFFSMIFAPVLSSFAFSKGAKEWKNPVMEYLREGYRKRVRWAIHHRAITLGVGVMSLLLGIFLATSGVIGSEFMPHLDEGSIWVRGDMDQSVGPTQSIAMANQVRLMLCSFPETTECTSQTGRPDDGTDHTGFFNTEYYVGLKPAKDWRPIFHGDKNNLIAAMSYQLNKKFPTVIWGFSQPIEDNMEEAMTGVKGEMATKIYGSNLHQLEDIADQVKTIMSGVPGIKDLGVLQVTGQPDLDIQVDRQKAARWGISVAQVQDAVQTAVGGTAFTQVLKGEQSYNLTLRYLPKYRDTEQAIKEIRLLSPSGERVALAQLCDIHEADEGSEIYRQNNQRYVAVKYSVRGRPLGDAVRQAIQEVSTQVKLPRGYHISWAGEYQSELRSAKRMAVIVPITVLLIFLILYSMYKSLKWATLILATVAMASIGGLLVLLITHTTFSVSSEVGFLALFGVSVQTGVIMLEYINQRRARGESIEEAAVEGAVLRLRPIMMTMLVATLGLLPAAMSHGIGSDTQRPFAIVIVGGLIANLLMSIFLLPTLYVWIARENDILPTAEIELDH, from the coding sequence ATGATCCGCAGGCTGGTCGACTTTGCACTGCAGAATCGGCTTCTGCTGCTGGCGATTGGAGTTTTGCTTCTAGTCTGGGGCGTCATCTCATTTCAACGGCTGCCGGTGGAGGCGTATCCGGACGTAGCGAACAATTATGTGGATGTAATTGCGCAGTGGCCGGGGATTTCCGCCGAACAGATTGAGCAGCAAGTCACGATTCCCCTCGAAACGACTCTGAACGGCATCCCCGGTGTCGCACATGTGCGCTCGTGGTCTATCTTTGGGCTCTCGACGGTGGAGTTAATCTTCGGCGACCAGACGACTGATTTTGAGAATCGCGAGCGCGTGCTGGAGCGGCTATCTCAAGTGACGTTGCCACAAGGCGTGGTCCCGCAAATGGGCACGGACTGGAGTCCTGTAGGCCAAATCTACTTCTATGTATTGCACAGCACTAATCCCCAGTACGACGTGATGAATCTGAAATCGCTCGATACCTGGGTGGTGCAGAAGTATCTGAAGTCGGTTCCCGGAATTGTGGATACCAATCCGTTCGGCGGCCCGACCCAGGAGTATCAGGTACGGCTTGACCCGGACAAGCTGATCGATTATGGCCTCAGCCTGGAGCAGGTAGAGCAGGCGCTGGCCAATAACAATGTCAACGGTGGTGGAAGTTTTATTCAGCAGGGTGAACAGCAACTCAACGTTCGGGAAGTGGGCCTGGACCGCAATATTCAGGATATTGGCAACACGGTTGTAACAGAGCAGGGTGGGACGCCCATCCGGATTAAGGATCTCGGCGTGGTGGCACAGGGTCCGATGATTCGGCTCGGCCAGTTCGGAGATACCTATCGCAACCGAAACGGCGAGCTGATGAATAACGACGACGTCGTCTCCGGCATCCTCTGCCTGCAGAAAGGCGCCAACGCGCAGCCGGTGCTGCAGCGCGTGCAAAAGATGGTGCAGGAGCTGAATACGCAGATTCTGCCCAAAGGTGTCACCATTCATCCGTTCATTGATCGCAGTGATTTGCTGCATTTCACCGTGCATACGGTAATGCACAATCTCGGCGAAGGCATTGTGCTCGTCATCGTGATTCTGCTGCTGCTGCTCGGCAATATTCGCGGTGCGCTGATTGTGGCCGTCACGATACCCTTTGCGTTGCTAATTGCGGCCATCTGTCTGGACCTGAAACATATTCCTGCGAATCTGATTTCGCTCGGCGCTCTCGATTTCGGAATGGTGGTAGACGGCGCCGTCGTCATGGTGGAGAACATTGTCCGCCATCTTTCGCGGCAAGAGGAGAATGGCCGCCCCATGCAGCAGCGCATCTCCGAAGCGGCGCATGAGGTGCAGCGCCCGGTGTTTTATGCGATCGCGATCATTATCACCGCGTATCTGCCCATTTTCATGCTCCAGGCTGTGGAAGGCCGCATCTTCCACCCCATGGCGTGGACGGTGGCATTTGCGCTGCTGGGCGCGCTGTTTTTCTCCATGATTTTCGCGCCGGTTCTATCCAGCTTTGCCTTCAGCAAGGGGGCAAAGGAGTGGAAGAACCCAGTGATGGAATACCTTCGCGAAGGCTACCGCAAACGTGTCCGGTGGGCGATTCATCATCGTGCAATCACCCTTGGCGTCGGGGTCATGAGCCTGCTTCTTGGCATATTTCTCGCCACGAGTGGCGTGATTGGCTCGGAGTTTATGCCACATCTTGACGAAGGCTCGATTTGGGTGCGCGGAGATATGGATCAGAGCGTCGGGCCAACGCAAAGCATTGCAATGGCAAACCAGGTGAGGCTGATGCTCTGCTCGTTCCCTGAAACCACTGAATGTACGAGCCAGACCGGGCGCCCTGATGATGGAACAGATCACACCGGGTTCTTCAATACCGAGTATTACGTTGGACTCAAGCCAGCGAAGGACTGGCGGCCAATCTTCCACGGGGACAAGAATAATTTGATCGCGGCCATGAGTTATCAGTTGAACAAGAAATTTCCCACCGTCATCTGGGGGTTCTCGCAGCCGATTGAAGACAATATGGAAGAGGCAATGACCGGTGTCAAAGGCGAGATGGCCACCAAGATTTATGGCAGCAATTTGCATCAGTTGGAGGATATTGCCGATCAGGTGAAGACCATCATGAGCGGTGTGCCTGGCATCAAAGATCTTGGCGTTCTTCAGGTGACCGGGCAGCCTGACCTGGACATTCAGGTTGACCGCCAGAAGGCCGCGCGCTGGGGGATCAGTGTGGCGCAGGTGCAGGACGCAGTGCAGACCGCTGTTGGAGGAACAGCCTTCACGCAGGTATTGAAAGGCGAGCAGAGTTACAACCTGACGCTTCGCTATCTTCCGAAATATCGTGATACCGAGCAGGCTATCAAAGAGATTCGGCTGCTTTCGCCGTCAGGCGAGCGCGTCGCGCTGGCGCAGCTCTGTGATATCCACGAAGCTGACGAAGGATCAGAAATCTATCGTCAAAACAATCAGCGCTATGTTGCCGTCAAGTACAGCGTTCGCGGACGGCCACTCGGCGACGCCGTGCGCCAGGCGATTCAGGAAGTGAGTACGCAGGTAAAGCTGCCTCGCGGATATCACATCAGTTGGGCAGGCGAATACCAGAGTGAGCTGCGCTCGGCGAAGCGCATGGCCGTAATCGTTCCTATTACCGTGCTGCTGATTTTTCTTATTCTCTACTCGATGTACAAGTCGCTCAAGTGGGCCACTTTAATTCTCGCTACCGTTGCGATGGCGAGTATTGGCGGTTTGCTGGTACTGCTGATCACGCACACGACGTTCAGCGTATCGTCGGAGGTTGGATTCCTGGCGTTGTTCGGAGTTTCGGTTCAAACGGGAGTCATCATGCTCGAATACATCAATCAACGGCGGGCTCGAGGAGAATCCATAGAAGAGGCGGCGGTGGAAGGCGCGGTATTGCGACTGCGCCCCATCATGATGACGATGCTGGTCGCGACGCTAGGGCTGTTACCGGCTGCGATGTCGCATGGCATAGGGTCGGACACTCAGCGGCCTTTTGCGATTGTGATCGTCGGCGGATTGATCGCCAACCTCTTAATGAGTATCTTTCTTCTGCCCACGCTTTATGTGTGGATCGCGCGCGAGAATGACATACTCCCCACAGCGGAAATCGAGCTTGACCACTGA
- a CDS encoding efflux RND transporter periplasmic adaptor subunit, with translation MIAGSVGASLLLTGCGNKFNPASGAPPTPRVVNVGNPDLVTVAHPEWFPVVKAGQINEPGKMDVTGAVFPDVNREVPVISLASGRVVDIRATLDQNVAKGQLLLRVQSPDITNAFDAYLKAKNDEQLAGDELVRARDLYGHGAISLSDLQQAQNAQADAQADLNAANQQLNTLGVNRKHPSDIVNVYAPISGVIISQNVTAASATGVTYSGTPNAFTIADLSRVWVICDVYQNELPHVHLDQLAEIKVNGYPNLVLTGHVSDIGPVLDPTLRTAKVRIVVANPGRSLRLGMFVTATLIGRKSEVHATVPADAILHLHDEDWVFVPAGGHNFRRVEVQAGGMLPGNQEEIVSGIQPGEPVVRSVLQLESQLEAQ, from the coding sequence ATGATTGCAGGCAGTGTGGGTGCGAGCCTTCTGCTGACGGGCTGCGGTAATAAGTTCAATCCGGCCTCAGGCGCGCCTCCCACCCCGAGAGTGGTAAACGTTGGAAATCCTGATCTGGTCACGGTCGCGCACCCGGAGTGGTTTCCGGTAGTGAAGGCCGGGCAGATCAATGAGCCGGGCAAGATGGATGTGACCGGCGCCGTGTTTCCCGATGTAAACCGCGAGGTGCCCGTCATATCCCTGGCCAGCGGGCGTGTAGTGGACATTCGCGCGACGCTCGATCAAAACGTGGCCAAGGGACAGTTGTTATTGCGCGTGCAGAGCCCGGATATCACGAACGCCTTTGATGCCTATCTCAAAGCGAAAAACGATGAACAGCTGGCTGGCGATGAACTGGTCCGTGCCAGGGATCTCTACGGACACGGGGCAATTTCATTGTCTGACTTGCAGCAGGCGCAGAATGCACAGGCAGATGCTCAGGCCGACCTTAACGCCGCAAATCAGCAGCTAAACACACTTGGGGTAAACAGGAAGCACCCTTCCGATATTGTGAATGTCTACGCGCCTATCTCCGGCGTGATCATTTCGCAGAATGTGACTGCTGCTTCAGCGACCGGCGTGACCTACTCCGGAACGCCGAACGCCTTCACCATTGCAGACCTTTCGCGCGTGTGGGTGATCTGCGATGTTTATCAGAATGAGTTGCCGCATGTGCATCTGGACCAGTTGGCGGAGATAAAAGTCAACGGATATCCCAACCTGGTTTTGACTGGGCATGTCAGCGATATCGGGCCGGTGCTCGATCCGACCCTCCGCACAGCCAAGGTGCGCATTGTGGTCGCGAATCCCGGCAGGTCGTTGCGCCTGGGCATGTTCGTCACGGCGACACTGATTGGCCGCAAGTCTGAAGTGCACGCGACTGTTCCCGCGGATGCAATTCTGCATCTGCACGATGAAGACTGGGTCTTTGTACCGGCGGGCGGCCACAACTTCCGGCGCGTCGAGGTGCAGGCTGGAGGTATGCTGCCTGGCAATCAGGAGGAGATTGTCTCCGGAATTCAACCCGGAGAGCCAGTGGTTCGCAGCGTTCTGCAACTGGAATCTCAGTTGGAGGCGCAATGA
- a CDS encoding TolC family protein has protein sequence MRIFQFRGRTTCLAAAATMLLACAAQAPAQQALTWSQVKARFEASNPALRADADNVDEARAEEITADLRPNPQLTTTVDGTEIAPNNSVWQPLTGTYVQTGVSYLHERRHKRELRLRSAQQGTEISESQHEDLKRNLEFALRSAFVQTLEAQAVLSMAQQDLAYYDYIIAISQARFKAGAIASIDLDRIELERVQYEAELQTAVVNLRTAKIQLLQLMNDNTPTQQFDVTGPFNFPDTLQPLAYFRQVALASRPDLQAAMQTIQQSETNHKLAIANGSTDPTFGTDYTWNNSTNNPSPSQMQTIGFNVSIPLRIFDRNQGEKKRTQIDISRAQEASEAVRAQVFSDVDTAYAEIQGDIAQLKPYKTQYNEQALHVRDTVTYSYEHGGASLMDFLNAQSDYRQVQLAYAQLVGDYLTAAAQLNLAVGREVIQ, from the coding sequence ATGCGGATTTTTCAATTTCGCGGCAGGACCACCTGTCTTGCCGCCGCGGCGACGATGCTCCTTGCCTGCGCTGCTCAGGCGCCGGCGCAGCAGGCGCTTACCTGGAGCCAGGTAAAGGCCAGATTTGAAGCCAGTAATCCTGCTTTAAGAGCCGACGCGGACAATGTGGACGAAGCGCGGGCAGAAGAGATCACGGCGGATCTGCGGCCTAATCCGCAACTGACCACCACGGTGGACGGTACGGAGATCGCTCCCAACAACTCTGTCTGGCAACCCCTGACTGGAACCTATGTTCAGACCGGCGTCAGCTACCTGCACGAGCGCCGGCATAAACGTGAGTTGCGGCTGAGGAGCGCGCAGCAAGGCACAGAGATCAGCGAATCGCAACACGAAGATCTCAAACGTAATCTCGAATTCGCGTTGCGCTCAGCCTTCGTCCAGACGCTGGAAGCTCAAGCCGTGCTCAGCATGGCGCAACAGGATCTTGCCTACTACGACTACATCATCGCCATCAGCCAAGCGCGCTTCAAGGCAGGCGCGATTGCCTCGATCGACCTCGATCGCATTGAACTCGAGCGTGTTCAGTACGAAGCCGAACTGCAGACGGCAGTTGTCAATCTGCGCACGGCAAAAATCCAGTTGCTGCAGCTCATGAACGACAACACGCCCACGCAGCAGTTCGATGTGACCGGACCATTTAATTTTCCAGATACCTTGCAGCCGCTGGCATATTTCCGGCAGGTTGCGCTGGCCAGCCGGCCCGACTTGCAGGCTGCGATGCAGACGATTCAGCAGTCGGAGACAAATCACAAGCTCGCGATCGCGAACGGTTCCACCGATCCTACCTTCGGCACTGATTACACATGGAACAACTCGACCAATAATCCGAGCCCCTCCCAGATGCAGACCATTGGATTCAACGTGAGTATCCCTCTGCGCATTTTTGATCGCAATCAGGGAGAGAAAAAGCGCACGCAGATCGATATCAGCCGGGCGCAAGAGGCAAGTGAAGCGGTACGGGCGCAAGTCTTCTCGGATGTAGACACGGCCTACGCGGAAATCCAGGGCGACATTGCCCAGTTGAAGCCATACAAGACGCAATACAACGAGCAGGCATTACATGTGCGCGATACGGTTACCTATTCCTACGAGCATGGAGGCGCATCGCTGATGGACTTTCTGAATGCGCAGAGCGATTACCGCCAGGTGCAGTTGGCATATGCGCAATTGGTAGGGGATTATCTGACTGCAGCCGCGCAACTGAATCTTGCAGTGGGACGTGAGGTGATTCAGTGA
- a CDS encoding ATP-binding protein, producing the protein MRRREVWLDEALLKGSRRAVLLKAVALIAGIALLDWRIVGAIPLGFLYLLPMLMVGSVLAPWQIAIIAAACTVLAELFDDLGWGVRLGIPRDVLFFAAFFGVGIFMREVTRKRTADIRHLEEMQREGDARREAEEQLRIFVESSPAAIVMADASGTILMANQAAHRMLAAKGSLPGKTIYSYLPSLRHVPTPDNSEQLYRTVMQAHGRRESNEAFLADICFSTYQTKAGSRLAAMVLDSSEELSTHEVASLRQLMTASRIAVGAVSHEIRNICGAIGVVHQNLARNPLLVGSPDFETLGNLIAALERIASISLQRTTSEASEVDLPALLGELRIVIAPLLEEAEIAVEWHADADLPEVWADRAGLMQVFLNLVTNSIRALALRDDRILAITARMQADRVLIEFEDNGCGVSQPELLFQPFQSGAYSSGLGLYLSRAMLRTFGGEIRYQAQAEGAHFVISLTPVQG; encoded by the coding sequence GTGAGGCGTCGTGAGGTGTGGCTGGATGAGGCACTTTTGAAAGGCAGCCGCCGCGCTGTCCTGCTCAAGGCAGTCGCGCTGATTGCAGGTATCGCTTTGCTCGATTGGAGAATTGTTGGCGCGATTCCCCTGGGCTTCTTATATCTGCTCCCCATGCTGATGGTGGGAAGCGTGCTGGCCCCCTGGCAGATTGCCATCATTGCAGCCGCTTGCACCGTGCTGGCCGAGCTATTCGATGATCTCGGCTGGGGCGTGCGCCTGGGAATCCCTCGTGACGTATTGTTCTTTGCCGCGTTCTTTGGCGTGGGCATTTTCATGCGTGAAGTCACCCGCAAACGCACTGCGGATATCCGTCACCTGGAAGAGATGCAGCGGGAAGGTGATGCGCGCCGGGAGGCGGAAGAACAGCTTCGCATCTTCGTCGAAAGCAGCCCCGCCGCCATCGTTATGGCGGATGCTTCAGGCACGATTCTGATGGCCAATCAAGCCGCGCACCGCATGCTGGCGGCAAAGGGTAGCCTGCCCGGAAAAACGATCTACAGCTATCTGCCTTCGTTGCGCCATGTTCCAACACCCGACAATTCAGAGCAGTTATACCGTACAGTGATGCAGGCCCACGGACGCCGCGAAAGCAACGAAGCCTTTCTTGCGGATATCTGCTTCTCCACTTACCAGACGAAAGCGGGTTCACGCCTTGCCGCAATGGTACTGGACTCCTCTGAGGAACTCAGCACTCACGAAGTTGCCAGTCTTCGCCAGTTGATGACCGCTTCTCGCATCGCCGTCGGTGCAGTCTCCCATGAGATTCGGAATATCTGCGGAGCCATCGGTGTCGTTCATCAGAATCTTGCGCGCAATCCACTTCTCGTCGGCAGTCCGGATTTTGAGACGCTGGGCAACCTGATTGCCGCACTAGAGCGCATTGCAAGTATCAGCCTGCAGCGAACTACCAGCGAAGCCTCTGAAGTAGACTTGCCCGCCCTGCTCGGAGAGCTGCGCATTGTCATCGCGCCTCTTCTGGAAGAAGCGGAGATCGCTGTAGAGTGGCACGCAGACGCGGACCTTCCCGAGGTATGGGCTGATCGCGCCGGACTGATGCAGGTCTTTCTCAATCTCGTCACCAACAGCATTCGGGCGCTCGCCCTCAGAGACGATCGGATTCTCGCCATCACCGCACGAATGCAAGCAGACCGCGTTCTGATTGAGTTTGAGGACAATGGTTGCGGAGTCTCCCAGCCCGAGCTATTGTTTCAACCCTTTCAATCTGGAGCCTATTCTTCCGGACTGGGTTTATATCTTTCGCGCGCTATGCTGCGGACCTTCGGAGGAGAAATTCGGTATCAGGCACAAGCCGAAGGCGCACACTTCGTAATCTCACTCACGCCGGTGCAAGGATAG
- a CDS encoding response regulator transcription factor, with the protein MTPIIRLIIVDDHSLFRESLCRMLEAVPDLRIASQCASLAEARRVLEIQAVDVVLLDYDLGPEVGSDLLTTVRVRCPEAKVLVVTAGLSDELTVRIMESGAAGIFLKHGSTELLISAIRKINNGKEWLDDTARQGLAAGKSARTEVATLSKPLTARQQQVLHSILDGLANKEIAGKLNMSESSVKAVIQELFHKAGVRTRSQLVRIAFEKHATDWLKSNER; encoded by the coding sequence ATGACACCTATCATTCGCCTGATAATCGTAGATGACCACAGCCTTTTTCGCGAGAGTCTGTGCCGCATGCTTGAGGCAGTTCCAGATCTCCGCATCGCCTCGCAATGCGCTTCCCTTGCAGAGGCTCGGCGAGTGCTCGAAATTCAGGCAGTGGACGTGGTGTTGCTGGATTATGATCTTGGCCCCGAGGTAGGCAGCGATTTGCTGACTACGGTTCGAGTGCGCTGCCCTGAAGCCAAAGTGCTCGTAGTCACAGCAGGGCTCTCGGATGAACTGACCGTCCGCATCATGGAATCTGGCGCGGCAGGCATTTTCCTGAAGCACGGCAGCACTGAATTGCTGATCAGTGCCATTCGCAAAATTAACAATGGCAAAGAGTGGCTTGATGACACCGCCAGGCAGGGTCTCGCAGCCGGCAAAAGCGCGCGCACAGAAGTCGCAACACTGTCAAAGCCGTTGACGGCACGACAGCAGCAGGTCCTGCACAGCATCCTCGATGGTCTTGCGAATAAGGAAATCGCGGGAAAGCTCAATATGTCTGAGAGCTCGGTGAAAGCCGTCATCCAGGAGCTTTTTCACAAAGCCGGCGTGCGCACCCGCAGCCAATTGGTAAGAATCGCCTTTGAAAAACACGCCACCGATTGGCTGAAGTCCAACGAGAGATGA
- a CDS encoding ABC transporter permease: MRSLHRFLIRLRNLVTGQRGDARLREEMEDYVEREAEANIQAGMSEDEARRQARMKLGAAEAIREQYHAEEGLPFLECLAQDTRFALRQMRRAPGFTWMVVLTMALGIAATTTMFTVVYSTLLRRPPYPHAERILAIHDTRITGRSAGGLMTGPRFYDIKARNRCFSGLAFFYFEESTLITGKKLPVYVNAAAVNDGFWNVFDTAPMLGRVLNAKDDVPHAPLTVVLSYPGWQRIFGGDPKVIGEQVALDQQSATIVGVMPRDFSAPAGVDFWRAAQFGPNSWGSYRGDGLRYWNVFGRLRRGVTPSQAQADLDRIGEQLRREYPSSDGAWRFTSETLREYRYGQVRPALMALLIASALLLLIACINVANLLLSRATGRQREIALRRSLGASGLRVAFQLLVESGLLALAGGGTGILLAFALTRTAATSLPGILGRPGTIHMNGIVIGIALLISLATGVAFGVAPVLETRKVQLHSALKKGEARLGGSSGNWLRSVLVGVQVGLSLVLLVGASLMAESLWNLTKQPLGFKPEHLLMFRLALPYDTRPAVARNFYNDVQQRIKNLPGVEAAGQINSPPMMDFHLLSRYDADWLPQGTNEPSISAETRSIAGNFLAAMGTPLLEGRPFTAEDQASKLPPVMVNEALVREFLPKGNPIGHHLLLNEEAHEIVGVVADVRGVTGAIATVPGPVVYSPANANGSWHRYFLVRTNVPPEQLVKSIREQVYQADPRQSVGRIETMDQLLSHAVAQPRLNAAVVASFAGIALLLACVGIYGVVSFFAAQRTQEIGVRMALGATRGDITRLFVRRVMVPAVIGLAMGIVVSLAANRLLRSQLYGVQPDDLRLYLASLLVLLAPLLVATLRPAIRAGQTEPMEALRTE, from the coding sequence ATGAGGTCTCTCCATCGATTCCTGATCCGTCTGCGCAATCTTGTCACTGGCCAGCGCGGCGATGCTCGGCTGCGCGAAGAGATGGAAGACTACGTGGAGCGCGAGGCGGAAGCCAATATCCAGGCCGGGATGAGCGAGGATGAAGCTCGCCGTCAGGCGCGGATGAAGCTTGGCGCCGCGGAGGCGATCCGAGAGCAGTACCACGCCGAGGAGGGATTGCCGTTTCTCGAATGCCTGGCCCAGGACACGCGATTTGCGCTGCGGCAGATGAGACGCGCACCGGGATTTACGTGGATGGTGGTGCTGACGATGGCACTGGGGATCGCGGCGACGACAACGATGTTCACGGTGGTGTATTCGACGCTGCTGAGGCGCCCGCCGTATCCGCATGCAGAGAGGATCCTTGCGATTCACGACACGAGGATCACGGGACGCTCAGCGGGCGGTCTGATGACGGGTCCGCGATTCTATGACATCAAGGCGCGCAACCGGTGCTTCTCCGGTCTGGCGTTCTTTTACTTCGAAGAGAGCACCTTGATTACGGGAAAGAAGTTGCCCGTCTACGTGAATGCCGCAGCAGTGAATGATGGGTTCTGGAATGTCTTCGACACCGCGCCGATGCTGGGTCGAGTATTGAATGCGAAAGACGACGTGCCGCATGCGCCACTGACCGTGGTGCTGAGTTATCCGGGATGGCAGAGGATTTTCGGAGGCGATCCGAAAGTAATCGGAGAGCAGGTGGCGCTGGATCAGCAGTCGGCGACGATTGTGGGCGTGATGCCGCGAGATTTTTCTGCGCCGGCAGGCGTGGACTTTTGGCGTGCGGCGCAGTTTGGTCCGAATAGCTGGGGCAGTTATCGGGGCGACGGACTGCGGTACTGGAATGTATTTGGGCGGTTGCGGCGGGGTGTAACTCCTTCGCAGGCTCAGGCCGATCTGGATCGGATCGGGGAGCAACTGAGACGGGAATATCCATCGAGCGATGGCGCGTGGCGGTTCACGAGCGAGACGCTGCGCGAGTACCGCTATGGCCAAGTGCGGCCAGCACTCATGGCCTTGCTGATCGCGTCGGCACTCCTGCTGCTGATTGCGTGCATCAATGTGGCGAACCTGTTGTTGTCACGCGCGACGGGCCGGCAGCGAGAGATTGCGCTGCGGAGGTCTCTGGGCGCATCAGGATTGCGCGTGGCTTTCCAATTGTTGGTGGAGAGCGGGCTGCTTGCGTTGGCCGGCGGCGGCACGGGAATCCTATTGGCATTTGCGCTCACGCGCACTGCCGCTACCAGCCTGCCGGGGATTCTGGGGAGGCCGGGCACGATCCACATGAACGGGATTGTGATTGGGATCGCTCTGCTAATTTCGCTGGCTACTGGAGTCGCGTTCGGAGTGGCTCCAGTGCTGGAAACCCGAAAGGTGCAGTTGCACTCGGCGCTCAAGAAAGGCGAGGCGCGCCTTGGAGGATCGTCGGGCAACTGGTTGCGCAGCGTTCTGGTCGGAGTGCAGGTAGGTCTGTCATTGGTGCTGCTGGTGGGTGCCTCGCTGATGGCGGAGTCGCTGTGGAACTTGACGAAGCAACCATTGGGATTCAAGCCGGAACACCTGTTGATGTTTCGGCTGGCGCTGCCGTATGACACAAGGCCGGCTGTGGCACGGAATTTCTACAATGACGTGCAACAACGAATAAAAAATCTGCCTGGAGTTGAGGCCGCCGGGCAGATCAACTCGCCGCCGATGATGGACTTTCATTTGCTTTCCAGATATGACGCCGACTGGCTGCCGCAGGGTACCAATGAGCCGTCAATCAGCGCGGAGACCCGCAGTATCGCCGGGAATTTTCTGGCGGCGATGGGAACACCGCTGCTGGAGGGGAGACCGTTTACGGCGGAGGATCAGGCCTCGAAACTTCCACCGGTAATGGTGAATGAGGCGCTGGTGCGGGAGTTTCTGCCGAAGGGAAACCCGATCGGACATCACCTGCTCCTGAATGAGGAGGCGCACGAGATCGTGGGCGTGGTTGCCGATGTGCGAGGAGTTACGGGAGCGATCGCGACGGTGCCTGGGCCCGTTGTCTACTCGCCTGCGAATGCCAATGGCAGTTGGCATCGCTACTTCCTGGTGCGGACGAATGTGCCACCGGAACAGCTCGTAAAGTCGATCCGCGAGCAGGTATACCAGGCGGACCCGCGGCAGTCGGTAGGCAGAATTGAGACGATGGACCAGCTGCTAAGCCATGCAGTGGCGCAACCGCGGCTGAACGCGGCGGTGGTTGCGTCATTTGCCGGGATTGCGTTGCTGCTGGCCTGCGTAGGAATCTATGGAGTCGTATCGTTCTTTGCCGCACAGCGCACGCAAGAGATTGGCGTGCGGATGGCACTCGGAGCGACGCGAGGCGACATTACGCGGCTCTTCGTGCGGCGCGTGATGGTCCCGGCAGTGATAGGGCTGGCGATGGGTATTGTGGTTTCGCTGGCGGCGAACAGGCTGTTGCGCAGTCAGCTATACGGCGTGCAACCGGATGATCTGCGGCTTTACCTTGCATCGCTGCTGGTCCTGCTGGCGCCCCTGCTGGTGGCTACCCTCAGGCCGGCGATACGCGCAGGTCAGACAGAGCCGATGGAAGCGCTGAGAACGGAGTGA